The following proteins are co-located in the Methylomonas sp. 11b genome:
- a CDS encoding chemotaxis protein CheB, with protein MVKTNPASLGSNALTVVSAAKQAPKIQNTGKSDIDSDSTPPIIAIGTSAGGLEALEQFFTHVPRACGVAFVVIQHLDPNHQGMLPELLQRVTPLTVTQAGERMKIAPNWVYVIPPNKDLSILHGKLHLLEPLAPRGLRLPIDSFFRALADDQHERAIGVVLSGMGSDGTLGLRAIKENAGLAVVQTPESAQFDSMPRSAIKAGVADIVATPPELWRKILAYMQHSPRGLHAVPDVVLDLKNQSALEQIVILLRERTGNDFLLYKKNTIYRRIERRMGLHQIDSIAKYVRYLRENPQELDLLFKELLIGVTSFFRDPAVWESLKTDAIPTLLAQYPAGKALRAWVAACSTGEEAYSLAIIFKEALAARQAPQPFKLQIFATDLDQDAIDKARQGLYPANIAEDISAERLSKFFSVEGGGYRINKEIREMVIFAPHNVIMDPPFTKLDLLCCRNLLIYLSQELQKKLILLFHYTLANQGVLLLGNAETTGNTGHLFSVIDNKSRLYRRIGTPFPLDVDFPTKFFPIAPMTNDTDKTPSIANLQTLADQLLLQHFSPAAVLVNAGGDILYISGRTGKYLEPAAGKANWNIHAMAREGLRHELINALKKARNQVEAVHVAGLSVGTNGGSQIVNLTVQAITKPEALNGMLIVVFTDVAAPAAGSAIRKSPSATQKALQNELQQAREDLQSLREEMQTSQEELKSANEELQSTNEELQSTNEELTTSKEEMQSLNEELQTVNAELQVKVDDLSRASNDMNNLLNSMEIATVFLDNTLNIRRFTSHISHLFKVIAADVGRPLSDIVTDLDYPELQQDAQEVLRSLVFVEKQVRARDDRWFKVRIMPYRTQDNLIDGVVITFIDISETKKLEAELRNSDEKTP; from the coding sequence ATGGTTAAAACCAACCCGGCCAGTTTAGGCTCCAATGCGTTGACGGTTGTTAGTGCCGCCAAGCAAGCACCTAAAATTCAGAATACCGGCAAGTCAGATATTGATTCGGATAGTACGCCACCGATTATTGCCATAGGCACGTCCGCGGGCGGCTTGGAGGCCTTGGAACAGTTCTTTACCCATGTTCCGCGTGCTTGCGGCGTGGCGTTTGTGGTGATTCAACATCTCGACCCTAATCATCAGGGCATGTTGCCGGAATTGCTGCAGCGCGTAACCCCGTTGACTGTGACGCAAGCCGGCGAGCGCATGAAGATTGCGCCGAACTGGGTGTATGTGATTCCCCCCAACAAAGATTTGTCCATTCTGCACGGCAAGCTGCATTTGCTGGAACCTCTGGCACCAAGAGGCTTGCGATTGCCGATAGATTCGTTTTTCCGGGCCTTGGCCGACGATCAACACGAACGGGCCATCGGCGTGGTTTTGTCCGGCATGGGTTCGGATGGCACCTTGGGTTTGCGCGCCATCAAGGAAAACGCCGGTTTGGCGGTGGTGCAAACGCCGGAATCTGCGCAATTCGATTCGATGCCGCGCAGTGCGATTAAGGCCGGCGTGGCGGACATCGTCGCCACACCGCCGGAGCTGTGGAGAAAAATACTGGCCTATATGCAGCATAGCCCGCGGGGTCTGCATGCCGTGCCGGACGTTGTCCTGGATTTAAAAAACCAAAGTGCGCTGGAGCAAATCGTGATCCTGTTGCGCGAGCGCACCGGCAACGATTTTTTGCTGTATAAAAAAAACACCATTTATCGGCGTATCGAGCGGCGCATGGGGCTGCACCAAATCGACTCGATAGCTAAATATGTGCGCTATTTACGCGAAAACCCGCAAGAACTGGATTTGCTGTTCAAAGAGTTGCTGATCGGCGTGACCAGTTTTTTTCGCGATCCGGCGGTATGGGAGTCTTTGAAGACCGATGCCATTCCCACCCTGCTCGCGCAGTATCCGGCCGGTAAAGCCTTGCGGGCATGGGTGGCGGCCTGCTCAACCGGCGAGGAAGCCTATTCCCTGGCCATTATATTTAAGGAAGCATTGGCGGCACGCCAAGCGCCGCAGCCGTTTAAACTGCAAATATTCGCCACCGATCTGGATCAGGACGCAATAGATAAAGCCCGGCAGGGACTTTATCCGGCCAACATAGCCGAAGATATTTCCGCGGAACGGCTGAGCAAATTCTTTAGCGTCGAAGGTGGCGGTTATCGAATCAACAAGGAAATTCGCGAGATGGTGATCTTTGCGCCGCACAACGTGATCATGGACCCGCCGTTTACCAAGCTGGATCTGCTGTGCTGTCGTAATTTATTGATTTACTTAAGCCAGGAATTGCAGAAAAAACTGATTTTGCTGTTCCATTACACGCTGGCCAATCAGGGGGTTCTGTTGCTCGGCAACGCCGAAACCACGGGCAACACCGGGCATTTATTCAGTGTCATCGACAACAAATCTCGACTTTATCGGCGGATCGGCACGCCTTTTCCTTTGGATGTGGATTTTCCCACCAAGTTTTTTCCTATAGCACCCATGACCAACGACACCGACAAAACCCCATCCATCGCCAATCTGCAAACCTTGGCGGATCAGTTGTTGCTTCAACATTTTTCGCCGGCGGCGGTATTGGTTAATGCCGGCGGCGATATTCTTTATATCAGCGGTCGCACCGGTAAATACCTGGAACCGGCAGCCGGCAAGGCCAATTGGAACATCCATGCGATGGCCCGCGAAGGCTTAAGACACGAACTGATTAACGCGTTAAAAAAAGCCCGTAACCAAGTGGAAGCAGTGCATGTTGCCGGGCTCAGTGTCGGTACTAACGGCGGCAGCCAAATAGTGAATCTAACGGTGCAGGCCATCACTAAACCCGAGGCCTTAAACGGCATGTTGATTGTGGTGTTTACCGATGTCGCGGCGCCGGCGGCCGGCAGCGCCATCCGTAAATCGCCCAGCGCCACCCAGAAAGCGTTGCAAAATGAACTGCAACAAGCCCGCGAGGATTTACAAAGTTTGCGCGAAGAAATGCAGACTTCGCAAGAAGAACTGAAGTCTGCTAACGAAGAGCTGCAATCGACCAATGAGGAATTGCAATCCACCAACGAGGAGTTGACCACTTCCAAGGAAGAAATGCAGTCGTTAAACGAGGAACTGCAAACCGTGAATGCCGAGTTGCAGGTCAAAGTCGACGACCTGTCTCGGGCCAGCAACGATATGAACAATCTGCTGAATAGCATGGAAATTGCGACGGTGTTCTTGGATAACACCCTGAATATCCGCCGTTTTACCAGCCACATCAGCCATTTATTTAAGGTGATCGCTGCCGATGTCGGCCGGCCGCTGTCCGACATTGTCACCGATCTGGACTATCCGGAACTGCAACAAGATGCCCAAGAGGTGCTGCGTAGCCTGGTGTTTGTGGAAAAACAAGTCAGAGCCCGCGACGATAGGTGGTTTAAGGTGCGCATCATGCCTTACCGCACTCAAGATAATTTAATCGACGGTGTGGTGATTACTTTCATCGACATCTCCGAAACCAAAAAGCTGGAAGCCGAATTAAGGAACAGCGATGAAAAAACGCCATGA